A window of Rubricoccus marinus contains these coding sequences:
- a CDS encoding DoxX family membrane protein yields MSALAQRLDRFDDRLARGLRRHGVFLLRIAIGVVFVWFGALKLVPGLSPAEALVKATVPIVDPDAFYPVLAVWEILIGVFLLFRPTIRIALLLLALQMPGTFLPFIVLPEVCWSTWPLASPLDVFALTLEGQYIIKNFVLVAAGFVVGGTVRRRSGPEQRL; encoded by the coding sequence ATGTCTGCCCTCGCGCAACGCCTCGACCGCTTCGATGACCGCCTCGCCAGAGGCCTCCGCCGCCACGGTGTGTTCCTCTTGCGCATTGCCATCGGCGTCGTGTTCGTGTGGTTCGGCGCGCTCAAGCTGGTGCCGGGTCTCAGCCCGGCCGAGGCGCTCGTCAAGGCCACCGTGCCGATCGTCGACCCGGACGCGTTCTACCCCGTTCTCGCGGTCTGGGAGATCCTGATCGGCGTTTTCCTCCTCTTCCGCCCGACGATCCGCATCGCGCTGCTGCTGCTGGCGCTGCAGATGCCCGGCACGTTCCTGCCGTTTATCGTGCTGCCCGAGGTGTGCTGGTCCACGTGGCCGCTGGCGAGCCCGCTGGACGTGTTCGCGCTTACGCTCGAAGGGCAGTACATCATCAAGAACTTCGTCCTCGTCGCTGCAGGCTTTGTCGTGGGCGGGACGGTCCGGCGCCGCTCCGGGCCGGAGCAGAGACTCTAG